The following proteins are encoded in a genomic region of Chelmon rostratus isolate fCheRos1 chromosome 3, fCheRos1.pri, whole genome shotgun sequence:
- the LOC121604537 gene encoding uncharacterized protein LOC121604537 isoform X2 translates to MQCSQCFKMMHLCWSTLLLCISVSAEDKTVYQAPGESVTLECSSAGCPRSIEKHSGMTLYWEYEERGEVLYYHTSPGSADKVTPRKGYENRVQTNGSLKNLTVTISSLTVNDTGFYRCVYTKFPSDRVQCNVHKLFVRDGHTSARDGSSEGSVTQKPPEPDCLLHPPSVPECQSLSLWLVIIATCTISSLVTAIFSLLILPRVKRWISSRRGPTKAPQLSTDYVYEVMTKNGLRPLEAPERSEPSPYDFA, encoded by the exons atgcaGTGCAGTCAGTGCTTCAAGATGATGCATCTCTGCTGGTCCACCCTGTTGCTCTGTATTTCTGTCAGTGCAG AGGACAAGACAGTGTACCAAGCACCTGGCGAGAGTGTCACCTTGGAGTGTTCCTCTGCAGGATGTCCCCGCAGCATTGAAAAGCATTCCGGGATGACTCTGTATTGGGAGTATGAGGAGCGGGGAGAGGTGCTTTACTATCACACCAGCCCGGGATCAGCTGACAAAGTCACCCCACGAAAGGGATACGAAAACCGGGTTCAGACAAACGGATCTCTGAAGAACCTCACCGTCACCATCAGCAGCCTGACGGTGAACGACACAGGTTTCTACAGATGTGTCTACACTAAATTTCCCAGTGACCGAGTACAGTGCAACGTCCACAAACTTTTTGTGAGAG ACGGACACACCTCCGCCAGAGATGGGTCCAGTGAGGGTAGTGTCACCCAGAAACCTCCTGAGCCCGACTGCCTCCTGCATCCTCCCTCAG TGCCGGAGTGCCAAAGTCTGTCTTTGTGGTTAGTGATCATCGCCACCTGCACCATCAGCTCGCTGGTAACCGCGATCTTCAGCCTGCTGATTCTACCGAGG GTGAAGCGATGGATCAGCAGCAGAAGAGGACCAACAAAGGCCCCGCAGCTCTCCACTGATTATGTGTATGAAGTTATGACCAAGAACGGCCTCCGCCCTCTGGAGGCTCCGGAGCGCTCAGAGCCAAGCCCGTATGATTTTGCTTAG
- the LOC121603936 gene encoding uncharacterized protein LOC121603936 isoform X2, translating into MNMASIGILIVTVISLSVGNARTFVNVECKTETLAQHGQPALLECVIKTRQDVTDVQMRVVTWKKRGVDEPLLVYNRGRITHKQGYSLAEPSWNYKNMNVTLLIANTAIEDSGVYECMVMTNSGENTNHTYLKVTAKYSVPTIKPKPDVTDKPETGEQGQVKGLDPASKVVAPVVVIGSLIVGLLLVLFYKRRRRSDRQGVRTCESDVEEGDHQEMDEKCQDDLA; encoded by the exons ATGAACATGGCCTCCATTGGTATCCTTATTGTCACTGTCATCTCTCTCAGTGTGGGAAATGCAAGAA CTTTTGTAAATGTGGAATGCAAGACTGAAACCTTGGCACAGCACGGCCAGCCGGCACTGCTGGAGTGTGTCATCAAAACCCGGCAAGACGTGACAGACGTACAAATGCGGGTGGTCACTTGGAAGAAAAGGGGCGTCGATGAGCCTTTGCTGGTTTACAACAGAGGGAGAATTACGCACAAGCAAGGCTATTCACTCGCTGAGCCGTCCTGGAACTACAAGAACATGAACGTGACGCTGCTCATCGCCAACACCGCCATAGAGGACAGCGGAGTTTATGAGTGTATGGTGATGACAAACAGCGGTGAAAACACCAACCACACCTACCTGAAAGTCACAG CCAAATACAGCGTGCCAACTATAAAACCCAAACCTGACGTTACAGACAAACCAGAAACTGGAG AGCAGGGACAAGTAAAAGGGTTGGATCCAGCCTCCAAGGTAGTCGCTCCTGTGGTGGTCATCGGCTCGCTGATCGTAGgactgctgctggtgctgttttACAAAAGGCGACGACGAA GTGACCGTCAGGGCGTGCGTACGTGTGAGTCAGACGTTGAGGAAG GTGATCATCAGGAAATGGATGAAAAATGCCAAGACGACCTGGCCTGA
- the LOC121603936 gene encoding uncharacterized protein LOC121603936 isoform X1 translates to MNMASIGILIVTVISLSVGNARTFVNVECKTETLAQHGQPALLECVIKTRQDVTDVQMRVVTWKKRGVDEPLLVYNRGRITHKQGYSLAEPSWNYKNMNVTLLIANTAIEDSGVYECMVMTNSGENTNHTYLKVTAKYSVPTIKPKPDVTDKPETGEQGQVKGLDPASKVVAPVVVIGSLIVGLLLVLFYKRRRRIIRRQSTKPLMGDRQGVRTCESDVEEGDHQEMDEKCQDDLA, encoded by the exons ATGAACATGGCCTCCATTGGTATCCTTATTGTCACTGTCATCTCTCTCAGTGTGGGAAATGCAAGAA CTTTTGTAAATGTGGAATGCAAGACTGAAACCTTGGCACAGCACGGCCAGCCGGCACTGCTGGAGTGTGTCATCAAAACCCGGCAAGACGTGACAGACGTACAAATGCGGGTGGTCACTTGGAAGAAAAGGGGCGTCGATGAGCCTTTGCTGGTTTACAACAGAGGGAGAATTACGCACAAGCAAGGCTATTCACTCGCTGAGCCGTCCTGGAACTACAAGAACATGAACGTGACGCTGCTCATCGCCAACACCGCCATAGAGGACAGCGGAGTTTATGAGTGTATGGTGATGACAAACAGCGGTGAAAACACCAACCACACCTACCTGAAAGTCACAG CCAAATACAGCGTGCCAACTATAAAACCCAAACCTGACGTTACAGACAAACCAGAAACTGGAG AGCAGGGACAAGTAAAAGGGTTGGATCCAGCCTCCAAGGTAGTCGCTCCTGTGGTGGTCATCGGCTCGCTGATCGTAGgactgctgctggtgctgttttACAAAAGGCGACGACGAA TTATCCGGAGGCAGTCTACAAAACCCCTTATGG GTGACCGTCAGGGCGTGCGTACGTGTGAGTCAGACGTTGAGGAAG GTGATCATCAGGAAATGGATGAAAAATGCCAAGACGACCTGGCCTGA
- the LOC121604537 gene encoding uncharacterized protein LOC121604537 isoform X1, which translates to MMHLCWSTLLLCISVSADRPFVSFLAEDKTVYQAPGESVTLECSSAGCPRSIEKHSGMTLYWEYEERGEVLYYHTSPGSADKVTPRKGYENRVQTNGSLKNLTVTISSLTVNDTGFYRCVYTKFPSDRVQCNVHKLFVRDGHTSARDGSSEGSVTQKPPEPDCLLHPPSVPECQSLSLWLVIIATCTISSLVTAIFSLLILPRVKRWISSRRGPTKAPQLSTDYVYEVMTKNGLRPLEAPERSEPSPYDFA; encoded by the exons ATGATGCATCTCTGCTGGTCCACCCTGTTGCTCTGTATTTCTGTCAGTGCAG ACAGAccatttgtctcttttctgGCAGAGGACAAGACAGTGTACCAAGCACCTGGCGAGAGTGTCACCTTGGAGTGTTCCTCTGCAGGATGTCCCCGCAGCATTGAAAAGCATTCCGGGATGACTCTGTATTGGGAGTATGAGGAGCGGGGAGAGGTGCTTTACTATCACACCAGCCCGGGATCAGCTGACAAAGTCACCCCACGAAAGGGATACGAAAACCGGGTTCAGACAAACGGATCTCTGAAGAACCTCACCGTCACCATCAGCAGCCTGACGGTGAACGACACAGGTTTCTACAGATGTGTCTACACTAAATTTCCCAGTGACCGAGTACAGTGCAACGTCCACAAACTTTTTGTGAGAG ACGGACACACCTCCGCCAGAGATGGGTCCAGTGAGGGTAGTGTCACCCAGAAACCTCCTGAGCCCGACTGCCTCCTGCATCCTCCCTCAG TGCCGGAGTGCCAAAGTCTGTCTTTGTGGTTAGTGATCATCGCCACCTGCACCATCAGCTCGCTGGTAACCGCGATCTTCAGCCTGCTGATTCTACCGAGG GTGAAGCGATGGATCAGCAGCAGAAGAGGACCAACAAAGGCCCCGCAGCTCTCCACTGATTATGTGTATGAAGTTATGACCAAGAACGGCCTCCGCCCTCTGGAGGCTCCGGAGCGCTCAGAGCCAAGCCCGTATGATTTTGCTTAG